In Vibrio fortis, the sequence ACAAGGAGTGTAGGGTGACACCATTTCTTTTGTCTCAAATTCTAGTCGCAATCGCGATCTGTTTTGATCTGATGTCATTTCAATTCAAAGAACGGAAAAAGATCGTTACGTGTCTCTTTTTTGCCGGGACTCTGATTTCCAGCCATTTTATCTTGCTTGAGCAGTGGACGGCAGCCAGCCTCATGCTCATTGCAACTGTTCGATATTTAGTGAGTGTGTTCTCTACTTCGGTAAAGTTAAAGTATCTGTTCTGCGCGGCTTCAATTGTCTCTACATCGATTACTTAT encodes:
- a CDS encoding YgjV family protein, yielding MTPFLLSQILVAIAICFDLMSFQFKERKKIVTCLFFAGTLISSHFILLEQWTAASLMLIATVRYLVSVFSTSVKLKYLFCAASIVSTSITYTGLVSLVSCLGSLFQTVAAFNKDDRRLRELMIIGTAFWLIHNYMVGSPTAVVMEVLFISSNLIGYYRYYVKGTALA